Proteins encoded in a region of the Psychromicrobium lacuslunae genome:
- a CDS encoding thiazole synthase, producing the protein MEDVLQIDGVTLGSRLIMGTGGASNRQVLTDALLASGTELTTVALRRHHAGSDSSLFQLLAEHSIRPLPNTAGCFTVREAVLTAELAREALETHWLKLEVIADQDSLLPDPPELLEAAEELVRRGFVVFAYSNDDPVLARRLEDLGVAAVMPLGSPIGSGLGILNPHNIAQIAERASIPVILDAGIGTASDASLAMELGCDAVLLASAVTRAENPARMAAAFRHAVIAGRLAALSGRIPRRQQALASSSMLGRVEF; encoded by the coding sequence ATGGAAGATGTTCTGCAGATTGACGGCGTCACGCTGGGTTCCCGGCTCATCATGGGCACCGGCGGTGCCAGTAATCGTCAAGTACTTACCGACGCCCTACTCGCCTCCGGGACCGAGTTGACCACGGTGGCGTTACGCCGTCATCATGCCGGTTCCGATAGTTCGCTCTTTCAGTTGCTGGCCGAGCATTCAATTCGGCCACTGCCCAACACAGCCGGTTGTTTCACGGTTCGCGAGGCGGTGCTGACGGCTGAGTTAGCCAGGGAGGCGCTAGAAACTCATTGGCTCAAGTTAGAGGTTATTGCGGACCAGGACAGCTTGCTTCCCGATCCGCCGGAACTGCTCGAGGCGGCGGAGGAGCTGGTTCGTCGAGGCTTTGTGGTCTTTGCTTACAGCAATGACGATCCGGTGCTGGCGAGGCGGTTAGAGGACCTCGGGGTGGCAGCGGTGATGCCTCTCGGCTCGCCGATTGGCAGCGGACTGGGCATTCTCAATCCGCATAATATTGCGCAGATCGCCGAGCGAGCCTCGATCCCGGTGATCCTGGACGCTGGAATTGGCACCGCTTCGGACGCCAGCTTAGCGATGGAATTAGGTTGCGACGCGGTTTTGCTAGCGAGCGCAGTCACCCGGGCAGAGAATCCCGCCCGGATGGCGGCGGCGTTCCGGCACGCGGTGATCGCGGGCCGGTTAGCCGCGCTATCCGGGCGGATTCCTCGTCGTCAGCAAGCGTTAGCTTCCTCGAGCATGCTGGGCAGGGTGGAGTTTTAG
- the thiS gene encoding sulfur carrier protein ThiS, protein MKIMVNRRAQELEAGATVLELVALHTGRSLFESGQPSDGGRLGIAVARNGELVPRRCWAAMELNESDELDLVTAVQGG, encoded by the coding sequence ATGAAAATCATGGTGAATCGCCGCGCGCAGGAACTCGAGGCGGGCGCAACAGTGCTTGAGCTGGTCGCGCTGCACACTGGTCGGAGCTTATTTGAGAGTGGCCAGCCAAGCGACGGCGGCAGGCTCGGCATCGCGGTGGCTCGCAATGGCGAGCTGGTGCCGCGTCGTTGCTGGGCCGCAATGGAGCTCAATGAAAGCGACGAGTTGGACCTGGTGACCGCGGTACAAGGAGGATAA